In one window of Mercurialis annua linkage group LG4, ddMerAnnu1.2, whole genome shotgun sequence DNA:
- the LOC126676155 gene encoding uncharacterized protein LOC126676155, with the protein MVRPYGVKGPKRKKRDEKYDTEEDEAQKSKKFEQQNDNDDDDNGGEDEEKLQGEVEEMEGIPIMPSDLKAKKPGVIFVLENASLEVAKVGKTYQILNSDDHANFLRKNKKNPADYRPDIVYQALLSILDSPLNKAGMLQTVYVKTDKGVLFEVKRHVRIPRTYKRFAGIMLQLLQKLSITAVGKREKLLRVIKNPVTQYLPVNSRKIGFSYSSEKLVKMSKYAATVDDDVNLVFVVGAMAHGKINCDYIDDFIAISGYPMSAAWCIARICEALSDKWNVL; encoded by the exons ATGGTGAGGCCATATGGAGTGAAAGGACCCAAGAGAAAGAAGAGAGACGAGAAATATGATACAGAAGAAGATGAAGCTCAAAAAAGTAAGAAATTTGAACAACAAaatgataatgatgatgatgataatggtggagaagatgaagaaaaattACAAGGGGAAGTAGAGGAAATGGAGGGCATCCCAATTATGCCAAGTGATTTAAAAGCAAAGAAGCCTGGAGTCATTTTCGTGCTCGAAAACGCCTCTTTGGAAGTTGCTAAAGTTGGCAAG ACATACCAAATTTTGAACTCTGATGATCATGCAAATTTCTTGCGCAAGAATAAGAAAAATCCGGCTGATTATAGACCTGACATTGTTTATCAG GCGTTGTTATCAATTTTAGATAGCCCATTAAATAAGGCCGGCATGTTGCAAACAGTTTACGTGAAAACAGATAAAGGTGTTCTTTTTGAAGTTAAACGACATGTACGTATTCCAAGGACGTACAAACGGTTTGCTGGCATCATGT TGCAGCTGCTCCAGAAACTAAGTATAACTGCAGTGGGCAAGCGTGAGAAGCTATTGCGTGTGATCAAGAATCCTGTGACCCAGTATCTACCAGTTAACTCTCGTAAAATAG GCTTCTCATACAGCTCAGAAAAGCTGGTTAAAATGAGCAAATACGCAGCTACAGTTGACGATGACGTTAACCTTGTCTTTGTG GTAGGTGCTATGGCCCATGGAAAAATTAATTGCGATTATATCGACGATTTCATAGCGA